One genomic window of Psychrobacillus sp. INOP01 includes the following:
- a CDS encoding FxsA family protein: protein MMKWIIGLFILIPALELYILMLSGKTIGVGYTFLLIIASGIIGGYFAKRQGLKAFREVSDSVKNYQAPGEAAINGISIFVGAILVVLPGFISDIIGFMLLFAPTRNLFKPLVYRWIRKKMKNGQVIVMKSS from the coding sequence ATGATGAAATGGATTATTGGTTTGTTTATCCTAATCCCTGCGCTCGAATTATATATTCTAATGCTATCAGGTAAAACTATTGGAGTAGGATACACATTTTTATTGATCATCGCAAGTGGAATAATTGGTGGCTATTTTGCAAAAAGACAAGGCTTAAAAGCTTTTCGTGAGGTATCCGATAGCGTTAAAAACTATCAAGCACCGGGAGAAGCAGCGATAAATGGTATTAGTATATTTGTCGGAGCTATATTAGTTGTACTCCCGGGGTTTATATCGGATATTATTGGCTTCATGCTTTTATTTGCCCCAACCCGCAACTTATTTAAACCACTTGTTTATAGATGGATTCGCAAGAAGATGAAAAACGGTCAAGTTATTGTGATGAAGTCTTCGTAA
- the citZ gene encoding citrate synthase: MTTTKGLEGIVAAETSISSIIDDTLTYVGYDIDDLANNASFEEVVYLLWHKRLPNATELAELKQQLADNMAVPQEVLNYFKTFPINDVHPMTALRTTVSMLALYDDAAEDMSDEANYLKAIKLQAKIPTLVTAFSRVRKGLEPVAPKTDLGYAANFLYMLHGELPQDIEIEAFDKALVLHADHELNASTFTARVCVATLSDIYSGVVAAIGALKGPLHGGANEQVMKMLTEIDTLDNVDAYINEKLENKVKIMGFGHRVYRKGDPRAKHLREMSKKLTTLNGESKLYDMSIRIEEIVTGQKNLPPNVDFYSASVYHSLKIDHDLFTPIFAVSRVSGWSAHILEQYANNRLIRPRAEYVGPGMQKYIPIEER, translated from the coding sequence ATGACAACAACTAAAGGTTTAGAAGGAATTGTAGCGGCAGAAACGTCAATCAGTTCAATCATCGATGATACACTTACATACGTTGGATATGATATTGATGATTTAGCGAACAATGCGAGCTTTGAAGAAGTAGTTTACTTACTTTGGCATAAGCGTCTTCCAAATGCGACAGAATTAGCTGAATTGAAACAACAATTAGCTGACAACATGGCTGTACCACAAGAAGTTTTGAATTATTTCAAAACATTCCCAATCAATGATGTACATCCAATGACTGCTCTTAGAACAACAGTTTCTATGCTTGCATTATATGATGATGCTGCAGAAGATATGTCCGATGAGGCAAATTACTTAAAAGCAATTAAATTACAAGCAAAAATCCCAACATTAGTAACAGCTTTCTCTCGTGTTCGTAAAGGTCTAGAACCTGTAGCACCTAAAACAGACTTAGGTTATGCTGCTAACTTCTTGTACATGCTACACGGAGAATTACCACAAGACATAGAGATCGAAGCGTTTGATAAAGCACTTGTTTTACACGCGGATCATGAATTGAATGCTTCTACATTCACTGCTCGCGTATGTGTAGCAACCCTTTCAGACATTTATTCTGGTGTAGTTGCAGCTATTGGAGCCTTAAAAGGACCTCTACATGGTGGAGCAAACGAACAAGTTATGAAAATGTTAACAGAAATCGATACACTTGATAATGTTGACGCTTATATTAACGAAAAATTAGAAAACAAAGTAAAAATTATGGGATTCGGTCACCGTGTATATAGAAAAGGAGACCCACGTGCAAAACATTTACGTGAAATGTCTAAAAAATTGACTACACTTAATGGTGAATCCAAACTATATGATATGTCTATTCGTATCGAAGAAATAGTTACAGGGCAAAAGAATTTACCACCAAACGTAGACTTCTATTCTGCTTCTGTATATCATTCCTTGAAAATAGACCATGATTTATTTACACCAATCTTTGCAGTATCACGTGTATCTGGTTGGAGTGCTCATATTCTTGAGCAATATGCAAACAACCGTTTGATCCGTCCACGTGCAGAATATGTTGGACCTGGAATGCAAAAGTATATTCCAATTGAAGAAAGATAA
- the pyk gene encoding pyruvate kinase — translation MRKTKIVCTIGPASESEEMLEKLINAGMNVARLNFSHGNHEEHSARIQTIRKVSKKTGKVVGILLDTKGPEIRTHKMENGAIELQTGQTIEISMTEVLGTLERFSISYDKLIEDVHEGSVILLDDGLIELIVQKIDKESGIISTYIQNAGTLKNNKGVNVPGVSVQLPGMTEKDAGDILFGIEQDIDFVAASFVRRAKDVLEIRKLLEENNGAHIQIIPKIENQEGVDNIDEIIQVSDGLMVARGDLGVEIPAEEVPLVQKKLISKCNEAGKPVITATQMLDSMQRNPRPTRAEASDVANAIFDGTDAIMLSGETAAGLYPVEAVQTMDKIARRTENAVDYRENVTKISKARDVNLTDAIGQAVAHTAINLKVKAVIAPTESGYTAKMIAKFRPGVPIIAVTSSATPSRKLTLVWGVYPIVGKKAHSTDEILEDAVEESILHHYVTHGDLVVITAGVPVGEAGTTNLMKVHIIGDLVARGQGIGKSTAFGKAIVVNNAEELAGQDTTDSIIVTLGSDRDMVPSIEKCRGLITEEGGLTSHAAVVGLSLGVPVIVGVKDATTLIKNGQELTIDAESGFIYHGHANII, via the coding sequence ATGAGAAAAACTAAAATAGTTTGTACAATTGGACCCGCAAGTGAATCAGAGGAAATGTTAGAGAAATTAATTAATGCTGGTATGAATGTTGCCAGATTGAATTTCTCACATGGAAATCACGAGGAACATTCTGCAAGAATTCAAACGATTCGTAAAGTATCTAAGAAAACAGGTAAAGTTGTTGGGATTTTATTGGATACAAAAGGACCGGAAATTCGCACACATAAAATGGAAAATGGTGCTATTGAGCTTCAAACTGGACAAACAATAGAAATTTCGATGACAGAGGTGTTAGGTACTTTAGAGCGCTTCTCTATTTCCTATGACAAATTAATCGAGGATGTTCACGAAGGTTCAGTCATTCTATTGGATGACGGACTAATTGAATTAATCGTGCAAAAAATTGATAAAGAGAGTGGAATTATTTCCACTTATATTCAAAATGCAGGAACATTAAAAAACAATAAAGGTGTCAATGTACCTGGTGTGTCGGTTCAATTACCTGGCATGACAGAAAAGGATGCCGGGGATATCCTTTTTGGTATTGAGCAGGATATAGACTTTGTTGCAGCTTCTTTCGTTCGTCGTGCAAAAGATGTGCTAGAAATCCGTAAACTACTAGAAGAAAATAATGGTGCTCATATTCAAATTATTCCTAAAATCGAAAACCAAGAAGGCGTAGATAATATTGATGAAATTATTCAAGTATCTGATGGCTTAATGGTTGCAAGGGGAGATTTAGGTGTAGAAATTCCGGCAGAAGAAGTTCCTTTGGTTCAAAAGAAACTAATTTCAAAATGTAACGAAGCTGGAAAACCTGTTATTACAGCTACACAAATGCTCGATTCTATGCAACGCAACCCTAGACCTACTCGCGCAGAAGCAAGTGATGTTGCAAATGCTATATTTGATGGAACAGATGCAATTATGCTTTCTGGGGAAACAGCGGCGGGACTTTATCCAGTAGAGGCTGTTCAAACGATGGATAAAATAGCTCGTCGTACAGAAAATGCAGTAGATTATCGTGAAAATGTAACGAAAATTAGTAAAGCGCGTGACGTAAACCTAACTGATGCTATTGGTCAAGCAGTTGCACACACAGCGATAAATCTAAAGGTAAAAGCAGTTATTGCACCAACTGAAAGTGGATATACTGCAAAAATGATTGCTAAATTTAGACCTGGTGTTCCGATAATTGCAGTGACTTCATCAGCTACTCCATCTAGAAAACTTACATTAGTTTGGGGAGTATATCCGATTGTTGGAAAAAAAGCTCACTCTACGGATGAGATTTTAGAGGATGCTGTGGAGGAAAGTATTCTTCATCATTATGTAACCCATGGCGATTTAGTTGTGATTACGGCTGGTGTACCTGTTGGAGAAGCCGGCACAACAAACTTGATGAAGGTTCATATTATTGGAGACTTAGTTGCAAGAGGACAAGGTATTGGTAAAAGTACTGCATTCGGAAAAGCAATAGTTGTGAATAATGCCGAAGAATTAGCCGGACAAGATACAACTGATAGTATTATTGTGACATTAGGATCAGACCGTGATATGGTCCCTAGTATTGAAAAATGCAGAGGTTTAATCACTGAAGAGGGTGGTTTAACTAGCCATGCCGCAGTTGTAGGACTTAGCTTAGGTGTGCCGGTTATTGTAGGCGTTAAAGATGCCACAACTCTGATAAAAAATGGTCAAGAATTAACGATAGATGCTGAAAGTGGATTTATCTATCATGGACATGCTAACATTATTTAA
- a CDS encoding acetyl-CoA carboxylase carboxyltransferase subunit alpha yields the protein MVKVLPFEEPIVQLKTKIEELKEYTESADVDMSVEIVNLEARLEKLEQEIYENMEPWDRVQVARHPSRPTTRDYIQLLCTEFIELHGDRFFGDDAAIIGGIALFEGKPITIIGHQRGLDTKENIKRNFGMPHPEGYRKALRLMKQAEKFNRPIICMIDTKGAYPGKAAEERGQSEAIARNLVEMAGLKVPVISVVIGEGGSGGALALGVANHIHMLENSTYSVISPEGAASILWKDASLAKQAAEAMKITAPDLKKMGIIDTVITEVHGGAHKDIATQAKYMKETLLTSLKQLENLAPDELIENRYSKFKNIGEFNE from the coding sequence ATGGTAAAAGTACTACCTTTTGAAGAACCAATTGTACAATTAAAAACAAAAATAGAAGAATTGAAAGAGTATACAGAAAGTGCTGACGTAGATATGTCAGTAGAAATCGTCAATTTGGAAGCAAGACTAGAAAAATTAGAGCAAGAGATATATGAAAATATGGAACCTTGGGACCGGGTTCAGGTTGCTCGTCATCCTAGTCGTCCCACAACAAGAGATTATATTCAATTATTATGTACAGAATTTATTGAACTCCACGGAGATAGATTTTTCGGTGACGATGCAGCGATTATAGGTGGAATAGCGTTGTTTGAAGGGAAACCAATAACAATAATTGGACATCAAAGAGGATTAGATACAAAAGAGAATATTAAACGTAATTTTGGTATGCCTCATCCAGAGGGCTATCGAAAAGCCTTGCGATTAATGAAACAAGCGGAAAAGTTTAATCGTCCGATAATTTGTATGATTGATACAAAAGGTGCTTATCCAGGAAAAGCAGCGGAGGAACGTGGTCAAAGTGAAGCCATTGCTAGAAACTTAGTAGAAATGGCTGGACTTAAAGTGCCGGTAATAAGTGTTGTTATTGGAGAAGGTGGAAGTGGAGGAGCATTAGCATTAGGTGTTGCTAATCATATTCATATGTTAGAAAACTCTACGTACTCCGTTATTTCACCAGAAGGAGCTGCATCGATTCTTTGGAAGGATGCATCCTTGGCAAAACAAGCTGCAGAAGCGATGAAAATTACTGCTCCAGATTTAAAGAAAATGGGTATCATTGATACAGTCATCACTGAAGTTCATGGAGGAGCTCATAAAGATATAGCTACACAGGCTAAATATATGAAGGAAACCCTCCTTACTTCATTAAAACAATTAGAGAATTTAGCACCAGATGAGCTAATTGAAAATCGATATTCTAAATTTAAAAATATAGGGGAATTTAATGAATAA
- the pfkA gene encoding 6-phosphofructokinase yields MKRIGVLTSGGDAPGMNAAVRAVVRKAIYEGLEVVGIFHGYQGLIDGKMEVLDLGSVGDIIQRGGTKLFSARCPEFRTEEGQQKAIEQLKAHGIEGLVIIGGDGSYRGSMKLTENGFPCVGIPGTIDNDIPGTDYTLGFDTALNTVIESIDKIRDTATSHERTFIVEVMGRDAGDLALWAGVAGGAETIIIPEVEINMDEIVERLKSGSERGKKHSIIIVAEGVMSGAEFASKLKDLADIETRVSVLGHIQRGGSPTGRDRVLASLFGAKAVEVLLTGSGGRAIGIQNHQVVDYDMNKAFENHEEFDISMYQLSKELSI; encoded by the coding sequence ATGAAGAGAATTGGTGTATTAACAAGTGGAGGAGACGCTCCCGGCATGAACGCAGCTGTTCGTGCTGTTGTGAGAAAGGCCATCTATGAGGGGCTTGAAGTAGTGGGTATTTTCCATGGCTACCAAGGACTAATCGATGGTAAAATGGAAGTTTTAGACCTTGGTTCCGTAGGGGACATTATTCAAAGAGGTGGAACAAAACTGTTTTCTGCAAGATGCCCTGAGTTCCGAACAGAGGAAGGTCAACAAAAAGCAATAGAGCAGCTGAAGGCTCATGGTATTGAGGGATTAGTAATTATCGGTGGGGATGGTTCTTATCGTGGTTCTATGAAATTAACGGAAAATGGCTTCCCTTGTGTAGGAATACCAGGAACAATCGATAATGATATTCCTGGTACAGACTATACACTAGGATTTGACACAGCTTTAAATACAGTCATTGAAAGTATTGATAAAATCAGAGATACTGCCACATCGCATGAACGTACATTTATTGTAGAAGTAATGGGGAGAGATGCTGGAGACCTTGCTTTATGGGCTGGTGTTGCCGGTGGGGCAGAAACTATCATAATTCCAGAAGTAGAGATAAATATGGATGAAATTGTCGAGCGTCTAAAAAGCGGTTCGGAACGTGGGAAAAAACATAGTATTATTATTGTTGCTGAGGGTGTGATGAGTGGTGCAGAATTTGCAAGTAAACTCAAGGACTTAGCGGATATTGAGACTAGAGTTTCGGTACTTGGACATATTCAACGTGGTGGTTCACCTACGGGTCGCGATCGTGTGCTAGCAAGTTTATTTGGAGCAAAAGCTGTAGAGGTTCTTCTAACCGGAAGTGGCGGACGTGCGATTGGCATACAGAATCATCAAGTGGTAGACTATGATATGAATAAAGCATTTGAAAATCATGAAGAATTTGATATATCTATGTATCAATTATCTAAAGAATTATCGATTTAA
- the accD gene encoding acetyl-CoA carboxylase, carboxyltransferase subunit beta has product MSIRDIFRKNQKKKYATIPTEKAKNDVPEGIMMKCPECRKNVFTKDLMKNLKVCPTCDHHMKMTAWERVEIFLDENTFESMDDHLETVNPLNFPSYTEKIKADAQKTGLNEAVLTGIGQLDGQQVVVAIMDSHFRMGSMGSVVGEKITRAVEKATELGIPFIIFTASGGARMQEGVLSLMQMAKTSVALRRHSDHGLLYISILTHPTTGGVSASFASVGDINIAEPKALIGFAGRRVIEQTVREKLPEDFQTAEFLMNHGQLDAIIHRKEMREKVASIVHLHTTKEGAKW; this is encoded by the coding sequence ATGAGCATTCGAGATATATTTAGAAAAAATCAGAAGAAAAAATATGCTACAATACCTACTGAAAAAGCAAAAAATGATGTGCCAGAAGGTATTATGATGAAATGTCCTGAGTGTAGAAAAAATGTATTTACAAAAGACTTGATGAAGAATTTAAAGGTATGTCCTACATGTGATCACCATATGAAAATGACTGCCTGGGAGCGTGTAGAAATTTTTCTAGATGAAAATACATTTGAGTCGATGGATGATCATTTAGAAACAGTAAATCCTTTGAATTTCCCAAGTTATACGGAAAAGATAAAGGCAGATGCACAAAAGACGGGATTGAATGAAGCTGTTCTTACAGGAATTGGACAACTAGATGGACAACAAGTCGTTGTAGCAATTATGGATTCACATTTTAGAATGGGATCAATGGGTTCAGTAGTAGGCGAGAAAATTACGAGAGCTGTTGAGAAAGCAACAGAGCTTGGTATTCCTTTTATTATTTTCACTGCAAGTGGAGGAGCTAGAATGCAAGAAGGTGTCCTTTCCCTAATGCAAATGGCAAAAACGTCTGTAGCATTAAGAAGACATAGTGATCATGGACTATTGTATATTTCAATTCTTACGCATCCTACAACTGGTGGAGTTTCTGCAAGCTTTGCATCTGTAGGAGATATTAATATTGCCGAACCTAAAGCTTTAATTGGCTTCGCTGGTAGACGAGTGATTGAACAGACAGTGCGAGAAAAACTTCCAGAAGATTTTCAAACTGCTGAGTTTTTAATGAATCATGGACAGCTGGATGCCATAATTCATCGAAAAGAAATGCGGGAAAAAGTTGCTTCCATCGTTCATCTTCATACGACTAAGGAGGGCGCAAAATGGTAA
- a CDS encoding MaoC/PaaZ C-terminal domain-containing protein: MLLGKTRKIGRHIQEIEIGEKLTLTEKIEDKDLLLYLGLTNDNNPLYIQHDFAAKTQYGKPIVPSIMLTGIITSAISKYLPGPGSHITKQYISFPTPTYHYSIVEFAFEIKEIIEQLNNVIITVVAQNDQNEIVVEGELHVTPPIIEK, from the coding sequence TTGTTATTAGGGAAAACTCGGAAAATAGGTAGACATATACAGGAAATAGAGATTGGTGAAAAATTAACGCTTACAGAAAAAATAGAGGACAAAGACTTGCTTCTATATCTGGGGCTAACCAATGATAACAACCCTTTATATATTCAACATGATTTTGCAGCTAAGACTCAATATGGAAAACCTATCGTACCGTCGATTATGTTAACGGGTATTATTACATCCGCAATCTCAAAATACTTGCCGGGTCCTGGTTCACATATAACGAAACAGTATATAAGCTTTCCAACACCTACTTATCATTACTCAATAGTAGAATTTGCATTTGAAATAAAGGAAATAATAGAACAATTAAATAATGTAATAATTACAGTAGTAGCTCAAAATGACCAAAATGAAATTGTTGTGGAGGGCGAACTTCATGTAACGCCGCCAATTATAGAAAAATAA
- the mdh gene encoding malate dehydrogenase: protein MTLKRSKISVIGGGFTGATTAFLLAQKELGNIVLVDIPQAENATKGKALDMAQAGPVQGFDADIIGTSNYEDTKDSDLVIITAGIARKPGMSRDDLVQTNQKVMKSVTSEIVKYSPNTTILVLTNPVDAMTYTVYKESGLPKERVIGQSGVLDTARFRTFVAKELNLSVKDVTGFVLGGHGDDMVPLVRYSYAGGIPLETLIDAARLEEIVDRTRKGGAEIVNLLGNGSAYYAPAASLVEMAEAILKDQKRILPSIAYLEGEYGMDGIYLGVPTVLGASGIEKIIELELTEDEKALLNKSAETVKAVMKVLA from the coding sequence ATGACATTGAAAAGAAGTAAAATTTCAGTAATCGGTGGAGGATTTACAGGTGCAACAACTGCTTTTCTACTTGCTCAAAAAGAACTTGGTAATATTGTATTAGTAGACATTCCACAAGCAGAAAATGCTACTAAAGGTAAAGCTTTGGATATGGCACAAGCTGGACCAGTACAAGGTTTTGACGCTGATATCATTGGTACTTCTAACTATGAAGATACGAAAGACTCAGATCTAGTAATTATCACTGCTGGTATAGCACGTAAACCTGGTATGAGCCGTGACGATTTAGTTCAAACAAACCAAAAAGTCATGAAATCTGTTACATCTGAAATTGTAAAATATTCTCCAAATACAACAATATTAGTATTGACGAACCCTGTTGATGCGATGACTTATACAGTTTATAAAGAATCAGGATTACCAAAAGAACGTGTAATCGGACAATCAGGAGTACTTGATACTGCTCGTTTCCGTACGTTTGTTGCCAAAGAACTAAACCTATCTGTTAAAGATGTAACTGGTTTTGTACTTGGTGGACATGGTGACGATATGGTGCCATTAGTAAGATATTCTTACGCAGGTGGAATTCCATTAGAAACTTTAATCGACGCTGCTCGTTTAGAAGAAATCGTAGATCGTACTCGTAAAGGTGGAGCAGAAATCGTTAACCTTCTTGGCAATGGCTCTGCTTACTATGCTCCGGCTGCATCTTTAGTTGAAATGGCTGAAGCAATTCTGAAAGACCAAAAGCGAATATTGCCATCAATCGCTTATTTAGAAGGCGAATATGGTATGGATGGGATTTACCTTGGGGTTCCAACAGTACTAGGTGCTTCAGGTATCGAGAAAATTATCGAACTTGAGTTAACAGAAGATGAAAAAGCATTATTAAACAAATCTGCAGAGACCGTCAAAGCTGTTATGAAAGTTTTAGCATAA
- a CDS encoding response regulator transcription factor: MRKVLVVDDESSIVTLLKYNLEEAGFEVITASDGLEGLNKALDEKPEVIVLDWMLPHMDGMEVCKELRLKKVQIPIIMLTAKDEEFDKVLGLELGADDYMTKPFSPREVTARVKAMIRRSGISTEHKKEKTIEEMYTFGPLQVFPERFEVLLNNEVVEFTPKEFELLVYLIENKNRVLTRDQLLSAVWNYDFAGDTRIVDVHISHLRDKIEENSRKPNFIKTIRGLGYKFEEPKS; the protein is encoded by the coding sequence ATGAGAAAAGTATTAGTTGTGGATGATGAAAGCTCAATTGTAACTTTATTAAAATATAATCTTGAAGAAGCTGGTTTTGAAGTCATAACAGCAAGTGATGGCTTAGAAGGTCTTAATAAAGCTTTAGATGAAAAACCAGAGGTTATCGTACTAGATTGGATGCTGCCACATATGGATGGCATGGAAGTCTGCAAAGAGCTTCGTTTAAAGAAAGTACAAATTCCTATTATAATGTTAACCGCAAAAGATGAAGAATTCGATAAAGTATTAGGTCTTGAACTAGGTGCTGATGATTATATGACGAAGCCTTTCAGTCCAAGAGAGGTAACCGCAAGGGTAAAAGCAATGATTCGTCGTTCTGGCATATCTACTGAGCATAAGAAAGAGAAAACCATAGAAGAAATGTATACTTTTGGCCCACTACAAGTATTCCCGGAACGTTTTGAAGTACTTTTAAACAATGAGGTCGTTGAGTTTACTCCAAAAGAATTTGAATTACTCGTGTATTTAATTGAAAACAAAAATCGAGTGTTAACACGTGATCAGCTATTAAGTGCAGTATGGAACTATGATTTTGCAGGCGATACTCGTATTGTGGATGTTCATATTAGTCATTTACGTGACAAAATTGAAGAAAATAGTAGAAAGCCTAATTTCATCAAAACAATTAGAGGACTAGGATACAAGTTTGAGGAGCCTAAGAGCTAA
- a CDS encoding AI-2E family transporter, translating to MKMITLQLNKKELLSQWLPIGIIILISFIAYPLTLSIIGGYFLFPLTNLLHKKFKIPVFISVLLTVILILSSFLIILFFLIQTLIDLIPFIHEHVVLLPVMEIQNHPIFMMFEGKFQTLLNKLLNDLLLNVTHLPSYFFEIFLFSIGLFFSLIESIKDREWFLVYFPKKVRGLCHRALLKSSTIVNQFIHVEFKLFILTFILISIGFSVLGLHNPIKYAFLISLVDSVPFLGTGLILIPLCIYFFLMEMHMVGTIILLLYLFVQLTRHIVESVLWSSTTQIKAVHVFYLSAAAILIFGFIGILFSPFIYLFAHKWESFTKTSSQ from the coding sequence ATGAAAATGATTACTCTACAATTAAATAAAAAAGAATTGTTGTCACAATGGCTGCCAATTGGAATAATTATACTGATATCATTTATTGCTTACCCGCTTACTTTGTCAATTATTGGAGGTTACTTTCTATTTCCATTAACTAATTTATTACATAAAAAATTTAAAATTCCAGTATTTATAAGTGTTTTACTCACTGTAATTTTAATTTTATCTAGTTTTTTAATCATATTATTTTTTCTAATTCAAACATTAATTGATCTAATTCCATTTATACACGAACATGTTGTTTTACTACCTGTAATGGAAATACAAAATCACCCAATATTTATGATGTTTGAAGGCAAATTTCAAACATTACTAAATAAACTATTGAATGATTTATTATTAAATGTAACGCATTTACCTTCTTATTTTTTTGAGATATTCTTATTTAGTATTGGATTATTTTTTTCCTTAATCGAATCTATTAAGGACCGAGAATGGTTTCTAGTATACTTTCCTAAAAAAGTGCGAGGTCTTTGCCATAGAGCATTACTGAAATCCTCAACCATCGTAAATCAATTTATACATGTTGAATTTAAGTTATTTATATTAACGTTTATTTTGATTTCTATTGGATTCTCGGTATTAGGATTACATAATCCGATTAAATACGCATTTCTCATTTCTTTAGTCGATAGTGTTCCTTTTTTAGGTACAGGCCTAATCCTGATTCCTTTATGTATTTACTTTTTTTTAATGGAAATGCATATGGTAGGTACTATTATCTTACTTTTATACTTGTTTGTTCAGTTAACAAGACATATTGTCGAATCTGTACTCTGGTCATCCACCACACAAATAAAGGCTGTCCACGTCTTTTATTTGAGCGCGGCAGCCATATTAATCTTTGGATTTATAGGAATATTGTTTAGTCCATTTATTTATCTATTCGCCCATAAATGGGAAAGCTTTACGAAGACTTCATCACAATAA
- the icd gene encoding NADP-dependent isocitrate dehydrogenase: MTTGKITVENGVLNVPNTAVIPFIEGDGTGPDIWAAASRVLEASVEKAYNGEKKIEWKEVLAGQKAFDKTGEWLPQETLDVINEYLIAIKGPLTTPIGGGIRSLNVALRQELDLYTCLRPVRYFTGVPSPVKRPEDTDMVIFRENTEDIYAGIEYAKGTDNAKKLIDFLKTEFGVKNIRFPETSGIGIKPISEEGTKRLVRAAINYIIKEGRTSLTLVHKGNIMKFTEGAFKTWGYEVAEQEFGDKVFTWNQYDKIKEEQGTEAADKAQADALAAGKILVKDSIADIFLQQILTRPKEFDVVATMNLNGDYISDALAAQVGGIGIAPGANINYVTGHAIFEATHGTAPKYAGLDKVNPSSVILSGVLMLEHLGWNEAAKLIMDSMEKSIASKVVTYDFARLMDGATEVKCSEFADELIKNM, encoded by the coding sequence ATGACAACAGGTAAAATTACAGTAGAAAACGGTGTACTTAACGTACCAAACACAGCGGTAATTCCTTTCATTGAGGGAGACGGAACGGGTCCGGATATTTGGGCTGCAGCATCACGTGTATTAGAAGCTTCAGTAGAAAAAGCTTATAATGGTGAAAAGAAAATTGAATGGAAAGAAGTTCTTGCTGGTCAAAAAGCATTCGATAAAACTGGCGAATGGTTACCTCAAGAAACTTTAGATGTTATTAATGAGTACCTAATCGCTATTAAAGGACCTCTAACTACACCAATCGGTGGGGGAATTCGTTCATTAAACGTTGCATTACGTCAAGAGCTTGACCTATATACTTGCCTACGTCCAGTTCGTTACTTCACTGGTGTACCATCGCCAGTTAAACGTCCAGAAGATACTGACATGGTTATTTTCCGTGAAAACACAGAAGATATCTACGCTGGTATTGAGTATGCTAAAGGTACAGATAATGCGAAAAAACTAATCGACTTCTTAAAAACAGAATTCGGTGTGAAAAATATTCGTTTCCCAGAAACTTCAGGTATCGGTATTAAACCAATCTCTGAAGAAGGTACAAAACGTTTAGTTCGCGCTGCTATTAACTATATTATTAAAGAAGGTCGTACTTCTTTAACATTAGTTCATAAAGGGAATATCATGAAGTTCACAGAAGGTGCTTTCAAAACTTGGGGTTATGAAGTAGCAGAACAAGAATTTGGTGATAAAGTATTTACTTGGAACCAATATGATAAAATTAAAGAAGAACAAGGAACGGAAGCTGCTGACAAAGCACAAGCTGATGCACTTGCAGCTGGTAAAATCCTTGTAAAAGATTCGATTGCTGATATCTTCTTACAACAAATTTTAACTCGTCCAAAAGAGTTTGATGTAGTTGCTACTATGAACTTAAATGGAGATTATATTTCTGATGCACTTGCTGCGCAAGTTGGTGGTATCGGTATTGCTCCAGGGGCTAACATTAACTATGTAACTGGACATGCTATTTTCGAGGCTACTCATGGTACAGCTCCTAAATATGCTGGTCTAGACAAAGTTAACCCATCTTCTGTTATTCTTTCAGGAGTATTAATGCTAGAACATTTAGGTTGGAACGAAGCTGCTAAACTTATCATGGATTCAATGGAGAAATCTATTGCTTCTAAAGTGGTAACTTATGACTTCGCTCGTTTGATGGACGGTGCAACTGAAGTTAAGTGTTCTGAATTCGCTGATGAACTTATTAAAAACATGTAA